The Caldilineales bacterium genome contains a region encoding:
- a CDS encoding protein kinase, translating to MTDLTGKTLGQYQILREIGRGGMAVVYEAYQPSLGRTVAIKVLPPEFTHDKSFIQRFLHEARASARLEHPNIVAIHDVLQQGGYYFIVMQKLEGESLHNLIQKAGRLPPERASYILTQVAAALDYAHAHNIVHRDIKPANIIVGPGDHATLTDFGIAKAAEGTKMTQTGTMMGTPEYMSPEQAKGEPAGPASDIYALGLVTYQMLTGRVPFQANSTPSLLYKHVHESVPPLRQFAPDLPPGIEGVVAKALAKEPAQRFHTAAEFAATLKSVGRFTAYNPAQTQLAPKGAPPVVAPARKLPSWAIIAAAAAVVVLFLAIFLATTAGNGRPTPSPATTPVAESAETAAPTAPTRSTQQGPETEVATAAPGTAQAQVISDQDVSVYAGPGPAYGKVGLLKANEVKKLLGRTSDGDWLQICCVNGDPVWVAANLVQVQGDIAKVPIVVASGPTATPQPPTSTLVPRATATRPPTKAPARIASLTVVGNSVNVRSGPGTNYARIGAAGRGQNYRITGRSPDRSWWQIEFQGGAGWINAGAQYVQAQGDLDQVQVVVAPPTPTTAAGGGGGGGGGACRAKDSLPGVSLRSPRSDLTCSGPVLFSWDWAQGLQSGEVFELHIWADNAGQPQVRNAVKRVSGNSVVVDINKEVPWIRWDIRPHRWEVVVVCKADGRWVSQKSEARLFYFEPNMPPGSDPNANCK from the coding sequence ATGACAGACCTCACCGGCAAAACCCTTGGCCAATATCAAATCCTGCGCGAGATCGGGCGCGGGGGCATGGCTGTCGTCTACGAGGCCTACCAGCCTTCGCTGGGGCGCACGGTCGCCATCAAAGTCTTGCCGCCGGAATTCACCCACGACAAGTCTTTCATTCAGCGTTTCTTGCACGAAGCCCGCGCCTCCGCCCGGCTCGAGCATCCCAACATTGTTGCTATCCACGATGTGCTCCAGCAGGGCGGCTACTACTTCATCGTTATGCAGAAGCTGGAGGGCGAGTCATTGCACAACCTGATCCAGAAGGCGGGGCGGCTGCCGCCTGAGCGCGCGAGCTACATCCTGACCCAGGTGGCAGCCGCGCTGGATTATGCCCATGCCCACAACATCGTCCATCGCGACATCAAGCCCGCCAACATCATCGTCGGCCCCGGCGACCACGCCACCCTGACCGATTTCGGCATCGCCAAGGCCGCAGAAGGGACGAAGATGACCCAAACCGGGACGATGATGGGCACGCCAGAGTATATGTCGCCGGAACAGGCCAAGGGCGAGCCGGCCGGTCCTGCTTCCGACATCTACGCCCTCGGCCTGGTGACCTACCAGATGTTGACCGGCCGCGTGCCTTTCCAGGCCAACAGCACTCCATCGTTGCTTTACAAACACGTCCATGAAAGTGTTCCGCCCCTGCGCCAATTTGCACCCGATCTACCGCCCGGCATCGAGGGCGTGGTGGCAAAGGCGTTGGCGAAGGAACCGGCGCAACGCTTCCACACCGCAGCGGAGTTTGCCGCCACCTTGAAAAGCGTGGGCAGATTCACGGCTTACAACCCTGCCCAAACACAATTGGCGCCTAAGGGTGCGCCTCCTGTGGTTGCGCCAGCCCGCAAGCTGCCATCCTGGGCTATCATCGCCGCCGCCGCTGCCGTGGTCGTCCTGTTTCTGGCCATCTTCCTCGCGACCACAGCCGGCAATGGCCGGCCGACGCCCTCGCCTGCCACGACGCCTGTAGCTGAAAGTGCCGAAACTGCCGCTCCTACGGCGCCGACCAGGTCGACGCAGCAAGGTCCAGAGACAGAAGTAGCGACGGCAGCGCCAGGAACAGCTCAGGCTCAGGTCATCAGCGACCAGGATGTAAGCGTGTATGCCGGGCCGGGACCGGCATACGGAAAGGTTGGTCTACTCAAGGCTAACGAAGTGAAAAAGCTGCTGGGTCGCACTTCCGATGGCGATTGGCTGCAGATATGCTGTGTGAACGGCGACCCGGTGTGGGTAGCGGCCAATCTCGTCCAGGTGCAGGGGGATATCGCCAAAGTTCCGATTGTGGTCGCGTCTGGCCCGACCGCCACGCCTCAACCGCCCACCTCCACCCTCGTCCCGCGCGCTACTGCCACCCGACCACCGACAAAAGCGCCTGCCAGGATTGCCAGCCTGACCGTCGTTGGCAATTCGGTGAATGTCCGCAGTGGCCCTGGCACGAACTACGCCAGAATCGGCGCGGCTGGTAGGGGCCAGAACTACCGCATCACAGGACGCAGCCCAGACAGGAGCTGGTGGCAGATCGAGTTTCAAGGCGGCGCTGGTTGGATCAACGCCGGCGCCCAATATGTGCAGGCGCAGGGCGACCTGGACCAGGTGCAGGTCGTGGTCGCGCCACCGACGCCAACTACGGCTGCCGGTGGAGGCGGTGGGGGTGGCGGAGGCGCCTGCCGGGCGAAGGATTCGCTGCCGGGCGTCAGCTTGCGTTCGCCTCGCTCCGACCTTACCTGTAGTGGCCCCGTCCTTTTCTCGTGGGATTGGGCGCAAGGCTTGCAGAGTGGCGAGGTGTTCGAATTGCACATCTGGGCCGATAACGCCGGTCAGCCACAGGTGCGTAATGCTGTCAAACGCGTCAGCGGGAACTCGGTTGTGGTCGATATCAACAAAGAGGTGCCCTGGATCAGATGGGACATTCGGCCTCATCGGTGGGAGGTTGTGGTCGTTTGCAAGGCCGATGGCCGATGGGTCAGCCAGAAGTCGGAAGCGCGGCTGTTCTATTTCGAACCCAATATGCCTCCTGGTTCTGATCCCAACGCCAACTGTAAGTGA